The Fructilactobacillus ixorae genome has a window encoding:
- a CDS encoding transglycosylase domain-containing protein, which produces MTADKQTPWFKRMLSTIWHYWWRFWRRFHLTRWLIIVVLVMTLISVTYLTIVAKTAHVRDLQANLSRSTEIYDQEGAPAGKLYAQKGTYVKADKISPHLADAILSTEDRNFYREHGFSVKGYGRAVMLAITNRLMGCNQISGGGSTISQQLAKNTFLSQQQTISRKFKELFIAIEIENIYSKRQILTMYMNNAYFGNGVYGVQDASRKYFGMDADELPVQDAAVLAGMLQNPSNNPIDRPAAAKQRRNVVLQLMADNHKIPQSKVKTYQAMPLGTKDTFNVGNNYRYPYYFDAVINEAINKYGLSEKAIMNNGYKIYTNLNQQQQQSFQTNFKNPNLFPQNAADGTEVQAASVAVDPKTGGVQAVVGGRNQDVFRGFNRATDIKRQPGSTMKPLAVYTPALENGFKYDSELVNKKLSYGKNRYTPKNINDVYTGKVPMYKALAQSLNAPAVWTLDQIGVNKGYESVQKFNLPVTKKDDNLALALGGLSTGVSPQQLAGAYTAFANQGKLTKPFYITKIVDSTGKTVVNNEGATPSQIMSPDTARQMTSMMLGVFNYGTGTTAKPAGYQVAGKTGSTEADSSTDADATRDKWIVGYTPDVVVATWEGFDSTNADHHLENLSGTGVNSLFKHQMEQILPTTDQRQFKVRDSASLVAAKQQRARRATDPTSDSSWVQRAETLNSKVWDKGGSLTAKAVQKARSLLGF; this is translated from the coding sequence ATGACAGCAGACAAACAAACCCCGTGGTTTAAGCGCATGCTGAGCACCATTTGGCATTATTGGTGGCGGTTTTGGCGCCGGTTTCATTTGACGCGGTGGTTAATTATCGTGGTACTCGTAATGACGCTCATCTCGGTAACTTACTTAACGATTGTGGCTAAGACGGCTCACGTCCGAGATTTACAGGCGAACCTTTCCCGCTCAACTGAAATTTATGATCAGGAAGGGGCCCCCGCTGGTAAACTGTACGCCCAAAAGGGAACCTATGTAAAAGCGGATAAAATCTCGCCCCATCTAGCGGATGCGATTTTGTCAACGGAAGACCGGAATTTCTATCGAGAACACGGTTTTTCGGTTAAAGGTTACGGACGGGCCGTAATGCTGGCCATTACGAACCGGTTAATGGGGTGCAATCAGATTAGTGGTGGGGGAAGTACCATTTCCCAACAGCTAGCCAAGAATACCTTTTTGTCACAGCAACAAACCATTTCACGAAAGTTTAAAGAACTCTTCATTGCGATTGAGATTGAAAACATTTATTCCAAGCGCCAGATTCTGACGATGTATATGAACAATGCCTACTTTGGAAATGGGGTCTATGGGGTTCAAGACGCTTCGCGCAAGTACTTTGGGATGGATGCCGATGAATTACCCGTTCAGGACGCGGCCGTGTTAGCCGGCATGTTGCAAAATCCTAGTAATAATCCGATTGATCGTCCGGCGGCCGCCAAGCAGCGGCGGAACGTGGTATTACAGCTCATGGCGGATAACCATAAAATTCCACAGAGTAAGGTCAAGACCTACCAGGCGATGCCATTAGGCACCAAGGATACCTTTAACGTTGGGAATAATTACCGGTATCCGTACTATTTTGATGCCGTCATTAACGAGGCTATCAATAAGTACGGACTATCGGAAAAAGCGATTATGAACAACGGGTATAAAATTTATACCAATTTGAACCAACAGCAACAGCAGAGTTTTCAAACGAACTTTAAAAATCCGAACCTCTTCCCCCAGAATGCGGCGGATGGCACCGAGGTTCAAGCGGCCTCCGTGGCCGTTGATCCTAAAACAGGTGGGGTGCAAGCGGTTGTTGGTGGACGGAATCAAGACGTCTTTCGGGGCTTTAACCGGGCGACGGACATCAAGCGGCAACCGGGCTCTACAATGAAACCACTTGCGGTGTACACTCCCGCCTTGGAAAATGGGTTTAAATATGATTCCGAACTCGTAAATAAAAAGTTGTCTTATGGAAAAAATCGGTATACACCTAAAAACATTAACGATGTTTACACTGGCAAGGTGCCAATGTATAAGGCACTGGCTCAAAGTTTGAATGCACCGGCTGTGTGGACGTTGGATCAAATTGGCGTAAACAAGGGGTACGAATCCGTCCAGAAGTTCAACCTTCCAGTTACTAAAAAGGACGATAACCTAGCGCTTGCGTTAGGAGGTTTATCGACGGGAGTTTCTCCGCAACAGTTGGCGGGGGCTTACACGGCCTTTGCGAACCAGGGGAAATTAACGAAGCCGTTCTACATTACTAAAATTGTGGATTCAACCGGGAAAACGGTTGTTAATAACGAGGGGGCAACGCCCAGTCAGATTATGTCACCTGACACGGCCCGTCAGATGACCAGTATGATGCTGGGAGTCTTTAACTATGGAACGGGAACCACGGCAAAACCAGCTGGATATCAGGTGGCCGGGAAGACGGGAAGTACGGAAGCCGATAGCAGTACCGATGCAGATGCTACTCGGGATAAATGGATCGTGGGATATACGCCCGACGTGGTCGTTGCGACCTGGGAAGGGTTCGATAGCACCAATGCCGATCACCATCTAGAAAATTTGAGTGGAACTGGAGTTAATTCGCTCTTTAAACACCAAATGGAACAAATCTTGCCAACGACCGACCAGCGGCAGTTTAAGGTGCGGGATTCAGCGTCCTTAGTAGCTGCTAAGCAACAGCGAGCACGTCGCGCAACTGATCCTACCAGTGACTCCAGCTGGGTGCAACGAGCAGAAACGTTGAACAGTAAGGTTTGGGATAAGGGAGGTTCATTAACGGCCAAGGCCGTGCAGAAAGCGCGGAGTTTGTTAGGCTTTTAA
- a CDS encoding phenolic acid decarboxylase gives MLETINHLDDLVGMQLIYTYANGWDYELYVKNATTIDYRIHSGMVGGRWVKDQPVELVELVPGVFKMAWTEPTGTDVSLDLMPNQNRTHGVIFFPKWVDEHPEVTVCFQNEHLQQVEEARDHYPTYPKQVVSEFSDIIVKRFRGVNDETVIDRAPEPGMIEAIRNQRL, from the coding sequence ATGCTAGAAACGATTAATCATTTAGATGACTTGGTAGGGATGCAACTAATTTACACCTACGCCAATGGTTGGGATTATGAACTGTACGTTAAAAATGCAACGACGATTGACTATCGGATTCACAGTGGCATGGTCGGTGGCCGGTGGGTCAAAGACCAACCAGTCGAGCTCGTCGAGTTAGTACCCGGTGTTTTCAAAATGGCGTGGACGGAACCGACGGGGACCGATGTCTCCCTTGATTTGATGCCGAACCAAAATCGAACCCACGGGGTGATTTTTTTCCCGAAGTGGGTGGATGAACATCCAGAGGTCACGGTTTGCTTCCAAAACGAGCATTTACAGCAGGTCGAGGAAGCTCGTGATCACTATCCAACCTATCCGAAACAGGTGGTTTCAGAATTTTCAGATATCATTGTCAAGCGGTTCCGAGGGGTTAATGATGAAACGGTAATTGACCGAGCTCCGGAACCCGGCATGATTGAGGCGATTCGAAACCAGCGCTTGTAA
- a CDS encoding YlbF family regulator, protein MSDHKIMEQAKKMQETVVKSEEFTNLKNAFDALKNEKESYKAFTEFQQNQNDLRQKQMAGQEITQDDMKAAQALADKMNTMPAIKVLMEREKAMGKLIDDANMVITEPLRQLYEG, encoded by the coding sequence ATGTCAGATCATAAAATTATGGAACAAGCTAAGAAAATGCAAGAAACAGTCGTTAAATCAGAAGAATTTACGAACCTAAAGAATGCCTTTGATGCATTGAAAAACGAAAAGGAATCCTACAAGGCTTTCACAGAATTTCAACAAAACCAAAATGACTTACGGCAAAAACAAATGGCTGGGCAAGAAATTACCCAGGATGATATGAAGGCGGCTCAAGCATTAGCCGACAAGATGAACACGATGCCAGCCATCAAGGTTTTAATGGAACGTGAAAAGGCCATGGGCAAGTTAATTGATGATGCAAACATGGTAATTACTGAACCACTGCGTCAACTTTACGAAGGTTAA
- a CDS encoding metallophosphoesterase family protein, whose translation MKFIHTADLHLDTPFAGIKDDEATPTELWKTLHDAPYASFTQIVTDAIEQQVDFMLIVGDLFDSKTQSAYALNFLLEQLERLHAHHIPVLLSFGNHDFQADGGAKFQFPENVQVFGREVSTKHLTLRDGTTVAISGFSYDQQAVTDDVVADFPAGHQADFTIGMVHGAVKTGTDSHYAPFTVPELINQGYDYWALGHIHKRQQLNANPPINYPGDIQGRHKNEPGEKGYLLVTTNNQGITTDFVATAPVVYTPIELEISSSMGMNQIVSELVGTLTNANFPQLQLVNVILKAGAAGVHPEVALNAQTGILLGQVQQELQHRYQQINAWVYEVKVVESEQMHFADLDEAFWQTTKAAVFNQTNVNQLAKKLFKQDFIYQEFSHPGAVVDLLQQSETFLQGKTDQEEFTDEN comes from the coding sequence ATGAAATTTATCCATACAGCGGACTTGCACCTCGATACCCCGTTTGCTGGTATCAAAGATGATGAGGCGACGCCAACCGAACTATGGAAAACGTTACATGATGCCCCCTATGCGTCTTTTACACAGATTGTGACCGATGCAATTGAACAACAAGTCGACTTTATGTTAATTGTAGGGGACTTATTTGACAGTAAAACTCAGAGTGCATATGCCCTTAATTTTTTACTGGAACAACTGGAACGGCTGCATGCGCATCACATTCCGGTATTGCTCTCATTTGGGAACCATGATTTTCAGGCCGATGGGGGGGCGAAGTTCCAGTTTCCCGAAAACGTCCAGGTTTTCGGACGCGAGGTAAGTACCAAACATTTAACTTTACGGGATGGAACTACGGTTGCTATCAGTGGATTTAGTTATGATCAACAGGCCGTCACGGATGACGTAGTGGCTGATTTTCCTGCTGGTCATCAAGCTGATTTTACCATTGGAATGGTTCACGGAGCAGTTAAAACGGGCACGGATTCGCATTACGCCCCCTTTACCGTTCCAGAGCTGATTAATCAGGGCTACGATTATTGGGCGCTTGGCCATATCCACAAACGCCAGCAGTTAAACGCTAACCCGCCAATTAACTATCCAGGCGACATCCAAGGTCGGCATAAGAATGAACCCGGGGAAAAGGGTTATTTATTGGTAACGACCAATAACCAGGGGATAACAACTGACTTTGTGGCGACGGCGCCCGTGGTCTACACTCCGATTGAACTAGAAATTTCTAGTTCCATGGGAATGAACCAGATTGTTTCAGAACTAGTGGGCACGCTAACCAATGCCAATTTTCCCCAATTACAGTTGGTAAACGTAATTTTAAAGGCTGGCGCAGCTGGAGTGCATCCGGAAGTGGCGCTTAATGCCCAAACTGGCATTTTATTAGGACAGGTCCAACAGGAATTGCAACATCGCTATCAGCAGATCAATGCCTGGGTTTATGAAGTCAAGGTGGTTGAATCCGAACAAATGCACTTTGCTGATCTAGATGAAGCCTTTTGGCAGACGACCAAAGCCGCCGTTTTTAACCAGACAAACGTGAATCAATTGGCCAAAAAATTGTTCAAACAGGATTTCATTTATCAAGAATTTAGCCACCCCGGTGCGGTAGTCGATTTATTGCAACAAAGTGAAACGTTCCTACAGGGAAAAACGGACCAGGAGGAGTTTACCGATGAAAATTGA
- the argS gene encoding arginine--tRNA ligase, whose translation MDYKQLVADTVAEAIDNQVSSAEIYAKVEVPKTAQNGDLAFPAFMLAQHLHQNPKEIAKHIAASIKTDVFAKIVATGPYVNFFLNQEQVSAKVLETVLTERDHYGDNHDGNNGVVTIDMSSPNIAKPMSMGHLRSTVIGNSIAKILTKNGYRPIKDNHLGDWGTQFGKLITAYLKWGNEEDVKRDPIHYLVKYYVEFHERDEQEPELDDEAREWFKKLEDGDPKAVKLWQWFREVSLEAFNQTYRKLGVDFDTYNGESFYNDKLQSVVDTLKQDGLLEKSQGASVVDLSDQDLNPALILKSDGASLYVTRDIATAIYRDETYHPVMNLYVVGSEQTYYFKQLKAVLQKMGLQSAAGLHHVPFGLITVNGKKLSTRHGNIVLLNEVLDESVQMAQQQISEKNPNLANQEQVAEEVGVGAVIFGDLKNARIDSIDFNLNEQLKFEGETGPYVQYAHARAESVLAKAQDRDYAAGQHRLSGAEAWEIIKLLQAFPAVVKKANAEFEPSVIAKYSLRLAKAFNKYYAHTKILTPDDQLDARLALVKSVSLILKESLRLLGVQAPDEM comes from the coding sequence ATGGATTATAAACAATTAGTTGCAGATACAGTTGCAGAAGCAATCGATAACCAAGTTAGTTCAGCTGAAATTTATGCTAAGGTTGAAGTTCCCAAAACCGCCCAAAACGGTGATTTAGCCTTTCCAGCGTTCATGTTAGCCCAGCATTTACACCAAAACCCGAAGGAAATTGCTAAGCACATTGCGGCTAGCATTAAGACGGATGTCTTTGCCAAGATAGTGGCCACTGGACCGTACGTAAACTTTTTCCTGAATCAGGAACAAGTGAGTGCCAAAGTCCTAGAGACGGTGTTAACCGAGCGAGATCACTACGGAGATAATCACGATGGAAACAACGGGGTGGTTACCATTGACATGTCCTCTCCAAACATTGCGAAACCGATGTCCATGGGGCACTTGCGGTCGACGGTGATTGGCAATTCAATCGCAAAGATTCTAACTAAAAATGGCTACCGGCCCATCAAAGATAATCACCTTGGTGATTGGGGAACACAGTTTGGAAAGTTAATCACGGCCTACTTAAAGTGGGGGAATGAGGAGGACGTTAAGCGCGATCCAATTCACTACCTTGTGAAGTACTACGTGGAATTCCACGAACGTGACGAACAAGAACCGGAGTTAGATGATGAGGCCCGTGAATGGTTTAAGAAGTTAGAGGATGGCGATCCAAAAGCGGTTAAGTTGTGGCAATGGTTCCGGGAGGTTTCACTGGAAGCCTTTAACCAGACGTACCGCAAACTCGGCGTTGATTTTGATACTTACAACGGGGAATCGTTCTATAACGATAAACTCCAATCCGTAGTTGACACCCTAAAGCAGGATGGATTGTTAGAAAAGTCGCAGGGTGCCTCCGTGGTTGACTTGAGTGATCAAGACTTGAATCCAGCTTTAATTCTGAAATCAGATGGGGCCTCTCTGTACGTAACTCGAGATATTGCGACGGCCATTTATCGGGACGAAACGTATCATCCGGTTATGAATTTATACGTGGTCGGTTCAGAACAAACTTATTACTTCAAACAGCTGAAGGCGGTGCTCCAAAAGATGGGCTTACAGTCCGCAGCCGGCTTGCACCATGTTCCGTTTGGTTTGATTACGGTCAACGGGAAGAAACTATCGACGCGACACGGAAACATTGTGCTGTTGAACGAAGTTTTGGATGAATCCGTGCAGATGGCCCAACAACAAATTAGTGAAAAGAATCCGAACCTTGCTAATCAAGAACAAGTTGCTGAAGAAGTTGGGGTAGGAGCCGTTATTTTTGGTGACCTCAAGAACGCGCGAATTGACAGCATCGACTTTAATCTAAACGAACAGCTGAAGTTTGAAGGAGAAACTGGTCCCTACGTTCAATATGCACATGCGCGAGCTGAAAGTGTGCTCGCTAAGGCTCAGGATCGAGATTATGCAGCGGGACAACACCGGCTTAGTGGCGCCGAAGCGTGGGAAATCATTAAACTACTGCAGGCCTTTCCAGCGGTTGTCAAAAAGGCGAACGCTGAGTTTGAACCATCGGTCATTGCTAAATACTCCCTGCGCCTTGCCAAGGCCTTTAATAAGTACTATGCTCACACCAAAATTTTGACTCCGGATGACCAACTGGATGCCCGGTTAGCCCTGGTTAAAAGTGTGTCGCTGATTCTAAAGGAATCGCTGCGGCTCTTAGGGGTTCAAGCACCGGATGAAATGTAA